One Aerococcus urinaeequi DNA segment encodes these proteins:
- a CDS encoding YozE family protein, translated as MITQSFYHYVQIFRNADLLDSDQQAQFAELVFLDGDFPKSASDFETISNYIELNQRYSDYVSTFDEVWQSYADKYQV; from the coding sequence ATGATTACGCAGTCCTTTTATCATTATGTACAAATATTTAGAAATGCCGATTTACTAGATAGTGACCAGCAGGCGCAGTTTGCTGAGCTGGTCTTTTTAGATGGCGATTTTCCGAAATCAGCTAGCGATTTTGAAACAATTAGCAATTATATTGAATTAAACCAGCGCTATTCTGACTACGTATCGACATTTGATGAAGTTTGGCAATCCTACGCCGATAAATACCAAGTGTAG
- a CDS encoding YpmS family protein has translation MAKQNNTKTKRPLNLWKWAFWLLLLAILVPVIALYLYIQTADQETASVGEPATTEEVSDETITSEANLSTVSFNRLVSAVIGGDDVPYQLTVDDQVSFAGTIDALGTKVAYTMQGQPSVMEDGNIAIDVTNIELAGLQLPTSTVLAIFQLTLPTDLPLQVLSGEEQIIIRLDQVSEDMDFAIRASDIDLANDEINILLDVPLNYIEEQIETETEGNQ, from the coding sequence TTGGCTAAACAAAATAACACTAAGACGAAGAGACCATTAAATCTTTGGAAGTGGGCTTTTTGGTTATTACTATTGGCAATTTTGGTACCTGTAATTGCTTTATACCTGTATATACAAACAGCTGATCAAGAAACTGCCAGCGTGGGTGAACCAGCAACGACAGAAGAAGTGAGTGATGAAACGATCACATCAGAAGCCAACCTGTCGACTGTTTCCTTCAACCGACTAGTATCAGCAGTGATCGGTGGGGATGATGTGCCTTATCAGTTAACGGTGGATGACCAAGTGTCATTTGCTGGTACGATAGACGCTTTGGGGACTAAAGTGGCTTATACCATGCAAGGGCAGCCATCAGTCATGGAAGATGGGAATATCGCCATTGATGTGACCAATATTGAATTAGCGGGCTTACAATTGCCAACTTCAACAGTATTGGCTATCTTCCAATTGACCTTACCTACAGATTTACCGCTACAAGTGTTATCCGGTGAAGAGCAAATTATTATCCGATTGGACCAAGTGTCTGAAGACATGGATTTCGCTATTCGAGCCAGCGACATTGACTTAGCTAACGATGAAATCAACATCTTACTGGATGTGCCATTGAACTACATCGAGGAACAAATCGAGACAGAGACGGAAGGTAACCAGTAA